One part of the Kineosporia corallincola genome encodes these proteins:
- a CDS encoding nuclear transport factor 2 family protein — translation MTDLSAERVAGAWDSLATGDRDRILEFWHEDVTFEVPGTHAYSGLYRGIDAYVEFYGNLYRLSGGSLHGERTVILVNPEEGYSVDVNRISADRAGAGADPRPPWDRFELDALHLLRWQNGRIAEGHWMVFGEGATGSSLWWSPVDEHGNRRDVR, via the coding sequence ATGACGGATCTTTCGGCGGAACGTGTCGCCGGTGCCTGGGACTCGCTGGCCACGGGCGACCGTGACCGGATTCTTGAGTTCTGGCACGAGGACGTGACGTTCGAGGTGCCGGGGACGCACGCCTATTCGGGTCTCTACCGGGGCATCGACGCCTATGTCGAGTTCTACGGCAACCTCTATCGGCTCTCCGGCGGTTCGCTGCACGGTGAGCGCACCGTGATCCTGGTGAACCCGGAGGAGGGCTATTCGGTGGACGTGAACCGGATCTCCGCCGACCGGGCCGGTGCGGGGGCCGATCCGCGGCCCCCGTGGGACCGTTTCGAGCTGGACGCGTTGCACCTGCTGCGCTGGCAGAACGGGCGGATCGCCGAAGGGCACTGGATGGTGTTCGGTGAGGGGGCGACCGGCAGCAGCCTGTGGTGGTCCCCGGTGGACGAGCACGGAAACCGGCGCGACGTGCGCTGA
- a CDS encoding Clp protease N-terminal domain-containing protein, translated as MTVQYAEQMTSALASARQLAIAQKSPELFTIHLLTALSADPHTTFSELLTANGVDLGAFHDFALARSQQVVPAGLSTDVRPSAENVALMQQAVSEMRELGDTRLSSEHLLLAALKYRPGKGAWAIFKLSYPTVRASLDTIRRDTSV; from the coding sequence ATGACCGTGCAATATGCCGAGCAGATGACCTCGGCACTGGCCTCCGCCAGGCAGCTCGCGATCGCCCAGAAGAGCCCGGAACTGTTCACCATCCACCTGCTCACGGCGCTCAGCGCCGATCCGCACACCACGTTCTCGGAGCTGCTCACCGCGAACGGCGTTGACCTGGGGGCCTTTCACGATTTCGCGCTGGCCCGCAGCCAGCAGGTGGTGCCCGCCGGCCTCAGCACCGACGTGCGCCCGAGCGCCGAGAACGTGGCCCTGATGCAGCAGGCCGTCTCCGAGATGCGGGAACTCGGCGACACCCGGCTGAGCAGCGAGCACCTCCTGCTCGCCGCCCTGAAATACCGCCCGGGCAAGGGAGCCTGGGCCATCTTCAAGCTGTCTTACCCGACGGTGCGCGCCAGCCTCGACACGATCCGGCGCGACACCTCGGTCTGA